In Bradyrhizobium sp. WD16, the genomic stretch GCGCGGCTGTTGACCGCGAGGCTGCCGAACACCGGCTCGCCGCTGATGCCGCCTTCGATGGCGAGATAGCTGAACACGCCCTCGCGCGCCGGACCGATGCGCAGCCGCTCGCCGTCCGCGAGCACGAGGCTGTGGTTGACCGGCACCGTCTCGCCGTTGCGGGTGATGGCCCGCACCGCGCCGGCGATGGCGACGCGCACGGCGCCGTGGCGCGCGGCGAATTCGGCGCCGAAGGGGCCGACCTCGATCGCGGCTGCGTCCAGTTCGTTGCCGACCAGGACATTCGCCGCGGCGAGCGCGCCGCGATCCATGGCGCCGCTCGGCGGCAGGCCGAAACGCTGGACGCCGAAGCGGCCGCGGTCCTGGACCGTGGTGACCGGGTCGGCGACGATGACTTCGAGGCGGTTCATGGCGCGACCAGTTCGGCGACGATCTCGCCCAGCGCGGCGGCCCGGTCGAGCTCGGCGAATTCGGCCGGCTCGATGGCGCGGAAACTGACGGCATCGCCCGGCGCGATCAGGAAGACCGGATCGCGATGGGGATGGAAGGTCCGGACCGGGGTGCGGCCGAGCAGATGCCAGCCGCTCGGGCCGGCAAGGCACTGGATCGCCGCCTGCTGGCCGCCAATATGGATGGTGCCGGCGGGAGTCTCGATCCGCGGGCTGGCGCGTCGCGGCGTGGCGAGCGCCGGATCGAGGCCGCTGAGGTAGGCAAAGCCCGGCGTGAAGCCGACCATGGCGACGAAATAGTCGCCCGCGGTGTGGCGCGCGATCACCGCGTCGGGCGTCAGGCCGCGGGCCCTGGCGACATCCTCGAGGTCGATGCCGAATTCGCCGCCATAGGCGACCGGAACCCGCCAGCGGCGGGTGGTGGCGATCGGCGCCAGCGGCTGCCGCGCCAGGGCCAGCAGGCGCTCGCCGAGCGCGGCGAAGTCGATCTGCAGCGGGTCGTAATGCACCAGCAGCGAGCGGTAGGTCGGCACGGTCTCGCAGATGCCGGCGATGGCGGCGGCCGCGACCGCCCGATCAAAGGCCAGCACCGTGCGGTTGACCGCCTCGTCGATGCTGCGGCCGAACTCGACGGTGAGCGCGGTGTCGCCATTGGGCAGGATGCGGGGGGGGGAGGTCATGGCCAAGCGTTTTCGGAACCGTGGTGTGCGTTGTCGGCGACCCGGTGCGAATTGGCAAGCCGGGCGTTTTCGGGCATGAGAGGCAAGCGAGCCGGACTAGGACTCGCCAGCCTTTATCCCAGGACAGTTTGTCCCCAGGAGTTCGTCCCGCAATGCCGCTGACCGCCGAAGCCATCGAGATCCTCAAGACCATCACCACCGCCACCATCACCACGGTGCTGCTGAAAAAGGGGCTGCGGAATGTGTGGATGCGCGGCACCAAGCCGCTGCGGCCCGGTCAGCCCCGTCTCGTCGGGCCGGCCTTCACCCTGCGTTTCGTGCCGGCGCGCGAGGATCTGGCGACGCCGGAATCCTGGGCCAAGCCGATTTCGACCCGCTCCGCCATCGAGGCCATGCCGCCGGGCTGCATCGCCGTGGTCGATGCCATGGGCATCACCGATGCCGGCATCTTCGGCGACATTCTCTGCATGCGCATGGCCAAGCGCGGCATCGCCGCGCTGGTGACCGACGGCGTCGTCCGTGACCTCGAGGGCGTGCTCGGCACCGGGCTGCCGGTGTGGTGCAACGGCGCCGCGGCGCCGCCATCGGTCGCCGGCCTGACCTTCGTCAACTGGGGCGAGCCGATCGGTTGCGGCGGTGTCGCCGTGTTCCCCGACGACGTCATCGTCGCCGACCAGGATGGCGCCGTGCTGATTCCGCGGGACAAGCTCGAGACCGTGCTGGCCGAGGGACCCGAGCAGGAGCGCATGGAAGCCTGGATCGTCGACGAGGTGGAGAAGGGCGCCGTGCTGCCCGGCCTCTATCCGATGAATGCCGAAACCAAGGCGCGCTACGA encodes the following:
- a CDS encoding ribonuclease activity regulator RraA is translated as MPLTAEAIEILKTITTATITTVLLKKGLRNVWMRGTKPLRPGQPRLVGPAFTLRFVPAREDLATPESWAKPISTRSAIEAMPPGCIAVVDAMGITDAGIFGDILCMRMAKRGIAALVTDGVVRDLEGVLGTGLPVWCNGAAAPPSVAGLTFVNWGEPIGCGGVAVFPDDVIVADQDGAVLIPRDKLETVLAEGPEQERMEAWIVDEVEKGAVLPGLYPMNAETKARYEASKKK
- the pxpB gene encoding 5-oxoprolinase subunit PxpB codes for the protein MTSPPRILPNGDTALTVEFGRSIDEAVNRTVLAFDRAVAAAAIAGICETVPTYRSLLVHYDPLQIDFAALGERLLALARQPLAPIATTRRWRVPVAYGGEFGIDLEDVARARGLTPDAVIARHTAGDYFVAMVGFTPGFAYLSGLDPALATPRRASPRIETPAGTIHIGGQQAAIQCLAGPSGWHLLGRTPVRTFHPHRDPVFLIAPGDAVSFRAIEPAEFAELDRAAALGEIVAELVAP